TGATCCAACATCAGGGCGCGTAATGATTGATGGGCGGGATATTCGAGAATATACATTAGCATCATTACGTCCACAAATTAGTGTAGTTTTGCAAGATAGTCTCTTATTCGCTGCTAGTATTCGAGAGAATATTGCCTACGGGATTGCCGGGGTGTCTGATGCTGAAATCGAAGATGCAACTCGTTTAGCTAATGCTTATGAGTTTATCCAAGCTTTACCACAAGGATACGACACCCTTGTAGGGGAAAGAGGCGCAACTCTTTCTGGAGGACAAAGACAAAGAATTGCGATCGCTCGTGCTGCTATTCGTCAAGCTCCTATCCTGATTTTAGATGAACCGACTACGGGGTTAGATAAGGGTAATGAGAAGGCTGTGATTGATGCGCTGCAACAGTTGTCGGAAAATCGCACTACTTTTTTAATTACTCATGATCTTTATCTGGCAACTCGCGCAGATATGATTCTTTATCTGGAAAATGGGCAGGTGGTGGAACAAGGTAGTCATCTGGAATTGATGCAACAGAATGGGCGTTATGCGGCTTTGTATCAAGTGCAGGCTTCTTTGAGGGTTTAGAGACGCAGAGGTACGCAGAGTATGGGTTTTAGTGATGGGAAGATGCCTTTTTTGGCGGATGCGGTTGATCGGTTGCGGGTGGAAGAGTGTTTTGGGCGGTGTTTAGCGATCGCTGCAAATTGTTGTGTGCAGAAAGTCCGGGTTATTCGTCATAAGTTGGGGCGGCGTTGTTTGATTGAATATGAATTGATTAATGATGATGGACAAATAATTACGCTGATTGGTAAGGTTAGGGCTAAGGGAACGGATTTTCATAGTTATGAATTACAGAAATCTCTATGGTCAGCGGGATTTGGTGATGATAGTCCTGATGGAATTTCTGTACCTGAACCTGTCGGGGTAATTCCTGAATGGCAAATGTGGTTACAGCGTAAGGTTGAAGGGGTTATTGCTACTCAATTTCTATCACAAACCGACAGTATTTTACCCTTAAAACTAATTGCTGAAGCTGCCCATAAATTGCACCAAGCTAATATTCCTCCTCGTCGTTCTCATACTATGTCAGATGAACTACGAATTTTGCATGAGCGGATTCCATTAGTTACGCAACAATATCCACAATGGGAAGAACGTTTAGAGAGAATATTAGAAGCAAGTAATCATTTAGGAGAAAACACGCCAGAGATAAAACACTGTGGTATCCATCGTGATTTTTATCCCGATCAAGTGATTATTAATAATTCTCGGTTGTATCTCATCGACCTAGATTTATATTGTGAAGGTAATCCAGCACTTGATATCGGTAATTTTATTGCTCATATTCAAGAATACAGCCTTCGTACTTTTGGTAATTCTCAAGCATTACAAGAGTATGAAAATGTTTTAACTGAAAAATTTATTCAGCTTACAAGCGATGAATTCCTCACAGCAATTCAATCCTATACCACTCTAACTTTAGTCCGACATATTTATATCAGCACCCAATTTCCAGAACGTCGTCCTTTTACAGAAGCACTATTAAATCTGTGTGAACAGCGACTTGGGATAATTTGTAATTCGTAATTATAGAGCTTCTGGGTTATACCAATTTAATGTGAAGTTGCACATATCTTGATCCCCCTAAATCCCCCTTAAAAAGGGGGACTTTGAATTCCCCCCTTTTTAAGGGGGGCTAGGGGGATCGAATTCTATGCAGCTTCGTAAAGAATTGGTATTAAGTGCAATACAGTAACCCCAAAACCCTCATGTAGAGACGCGATTCATCGCGTCTTGAAAGACCAATCATCACTAACGGAACCGTATTGCAGACAATTTATCTGTCACCCTATTTTTGCAAACTGGTAGTATTTTCAGGAGATAGTATTGATGGGTTTGATTTTTTGGCAGAAAATTCGCTTGATTAGTTTAATTGTCTTCCTTACTTTGAGCAGCCTAAATAAAGCTAATGCAACGACTAAGGCAGCGATAAGAGAAAATAATCAATTAAATAAAATCACATCAGTTTCTCAATTATCTGATATTAATGCTGATAGTTGGGAACTTAAAAAACTACAAGCTTTGACTGAGCAATATAACTGCGCTAACCACAATAAAATAACTAACAATCAAACTCTGACTAGATATCAATTTGCTACTAATTTAAATGCTTGCATCATACACATAAATAAGCTAATCACTAATGGTAAAATAAATCGAGAAACCATAACTACCATTCAAAAATTACAAGTAGAGTTTTCGGCAGAATTAGCAACTTTTAGAAATCGCATCGATTTATTAGAAAACAAAGTGGCTGCATTGCAAGCACAACAGTTTTCGCCTCAAGTTGAGTTAGAGGGAGAGATTATCTTTGCGATGACTGGAGTTGCTGGTGGAAAAAAAGCCAACAGTAGAACCAAGCCAATCAATGATAATTTAGTGTTGAGCGATCGCGTCCGTCTTAGCTTAGAGACAAGTTTTACAGGTAAAGACAACTTACAAATACGCTTACAAGGTCGAAATACGCCAGAATTGGCAGATTTTACTGGAACTAAAATGGCCAATTTGGGATTTGATGGCGACGATGACAATGAGATGGAAGTAGATGAGATAGATTATAAATTTCCACTAGGTAAGCAAACTAGCATAACTTTGTACGCTTTGGGAGGAGGATTAGGCGATTTTGTTCCTAGTGTCAATCCTCTTTTTAGCGGTAGTGGAGACGGATCGATTTCTACATTTGGACGAGAAAATCCCATTCGACGACAAGGTGGCGGTGCAGGTATCGGTATTTCTCATAATTTAAATGACTCTCTGAATCTGTCATTGGCATACGTCACCAGCGATGCAGCTAATCCAGAGAGGGGAATTTTTGCTAGTCCTCATGGTGCGATCGCGCAAATCACCCTTGAACCCACCAAAACAACAGCACTTAGCGTTACCTATATCCACTCTTACAATAATGTGAATACCGAACGCCAGTAGCGAATTAACTAACAATCCCTTTAATAATCAGGCAGAC
This portion of the Nostoc sp. GT001 genome encodes:
- a CDS encoding phosphotransferase — its product is MGFSDGKMPFLADAVDRLRVEECFGRCLAIAANCCVQKVRVIRHKLGRRCLIEYELINDDGQIITLIGKVRAKGTDFHSYELQKSLWSAGFGDDSPDGISVPEPVGVIPEWQMWLQRKVEGVIATQFLSQTDSILPLKLIAEAAHKLHQANIPPRRSHTMSDELRILHERIPLVTQQYPQWEERLERILEASNHLGENTPEIKHCGIHRDFYPDQVIINNSRLYLIDLDLYCEGNPALDIGNFIAHIQEYSLRTFGNSQALQEYENVLTEKFIQLTSDEFLTAIQSYTTLTLVRHIYISTQFPERRPFTEALLNLCEQRLGIICNS
- a CDS encoding iron uptake porin — encoded protein: MGLIFWQKIRLISLIVFLTLSSLNKANATTKAAIRENNQLNKITSVSQLSDINADSWELKKLQALTEQYNCANHNKITNNQTLTRYQFATNLNACIIHINKLITNGKINRETITTIQKLQVEFSAELATFRNRIDLLENKVAALQAQQFSPQVELEGEIIFAMTGVAGGKKANSRTKPINDNLVLSDRVRLSLETSFTGKDNLQIRLQGRNTPELADFTGTKMANLGFDGDDDNEMEVDEIDYKFPLGKQTSITLYALGGGLGDFVPSVNPLFSGSGDGSISTFGRENPIRRQGGGAGIGISHNLNDSLNLSLAYVTSDAANPERGIFASPHGAIAQITLEPTKTTALSVTYIHSYNNVNTERQ